In Deltaproteobacteria bacterium, a single genomic region encodes these proteins:
- a CDS encoding UDP-glucose/GDP-mannose dehydrogenase family protein, giving the protein MKLAVVGTGYVGLVAGSCFAESGNDVVCVDIDESKIAMLKQGKVPIHEPGLEDMVRRNSAEQRLTFTTELAAAVNGSEIIFIAVGTPQGPDGNANLQYVRATAKSIAKAMDQFKIIVTKSTVPVGTADQIKLWMAEETKHSFAVISNPEFLKEGAAVEDFMKPDRVVLGGDNPEAIEAVKELYEPFVRTGNPILTMDCRSAEMSKYAANAMLATKISFINEVARLCERQDADIGAVRRAMSLDRRIGPHFIFPGAGYGGSCFPKDVRAMIGMGGDDTEMLLLKAVEEVNQRQKSLLVQKVTRRFSADLSGHVFAVWGLAFKPRTDDMREAPAITVIEALLAAGAQVQAFDPEAMGEARKYFGERIRYAQRNYDALDGASALLILTEWNEFRRPDFPRIKSLLKQPVIFDGRNIYEPMDLRKYGFEYISIGRKHG; this is encoded by the coding sequence ATGAAGTTAGCGGTGGTGGGTACCGGATATGTCGGGTTAGTTGCGGGCAGTTGTTTCGCCGAGAGCGGTAACGACGTGGTCTGCGTCGATATCGATGAGAGCAAGATCGCCATGCTCAAACAGGGCAAGGTACCGATTCACGAACCGGGCTTGGAAGATATGGTCCGTCGAAACTCCGCCGAACAACGTCTGACCTTTACTACAGAATTAGCCGCTGCGGTAAACGGTTCCGAGATAATTTTTATCGCCGTAGGCACGCCGCAAGGGCCGGACGGCAACGCCAATTTACAATATGTCCGGGCCACAGCTAAGAGTATCGCTAAGGCGATGGACCAGTTCAAAATCATCGTCACCAAGAGCACCGTGCCGGTGGGTACCGCCGATCAAATCAAGCTTTGGATGGCGGAAGAAACCAAGCACAGCTTCGCGGTGATTTCCAATCCGGAGTTCCTAAAAGAGGGCGCCGCAGTGGAAGATTTCATGAAACCCGACCGCGTCGTACTCGGCGGCGATAACCCCGAAGCGATCGAAGCCGTGAAGGAACTCTACGAACCGTTCGTGCGCACCGGCAACCCGATCTTGACCATGGACTGCCGCAGCGCCGAGATGAGCAAGTATGCCGCCAACGCCATGCTGGCGACGAAGATTTCTTTTATCAACGAGGTTGCCAGGCTTTGCGAGCGCCAAGATGCCGACATCGGCGCGGTACGCCGGGCGATGAGTTTGGACCGCCGTATCGGACCGCATTTTATTTTTCCCGGTGCCGGCTACGGCGGCTCGTGTTTTCCTAAAGATGTGCGCGCGATGATCGGCATGGGCGGCGACGATACCGAGATGTTGCTACTCAAAGCGGTTGAAGAGGTGAACCAACGGCAAAAGAGTTTGTTGGTGCAAAAGGTGACGCGCCGTTTCAGCGCCGATCTTTCCGGTCATGTCTTTGCCGTTTGGGGATTGGCTTTCAAACCCCGTACCGATGATATGCGCGAGGCGCCGGCGATTACCGTCATTGAGGCGCTGCTCGCTGCCGGCGCCCAAGTGCAAGCTTTCGACCCGGAAGCGATGGGCGAGGCGAGAAAATATTTTGGCGAGCGCATACGTTACGCGCAACGAAATTACGATGCGCTCGATGGCGCGTCTGCTCTACTGATTCTTACTGAATGGAACGAATTTCGCCGGCCCGATTTTCCCCGGATAAAGTCGCTGCTCAAGCAGCCGGTGATTTTCGACGGCCGTAATATTTACGAACCGATGGATTTGCGCAAATACGGTTTTGAGTACATCTCGATTGGACGGAAGCATGGCTAG
- a CDS encoding SDR family oxidoreductase, producing MARYLITGGAGFIGSHLCESFLNQGHDVLCMDNYSTGAKPNIEPFLKNPRFRFIDHNVSRYIEVPEPLDFILHFASPASPVDYLELPIPTLKVGALGTHNTLGLAKTKDSVFLLASTSEVYGDPLMRPQTEDYWGNVNPIGPRGVYDEAKRFAEAMTMAYHRYHGLKTRIVRIFNTYGPRMRLRDGRVVPNFIMQALKNEPLTVYGEGQQTRSFQYVDDLVAGLNKLLLADYHLPINIGNPAEMTVLEFAKKIIEMTGSKSTIIFKPLPEDDPQVRQPDISKAKALLGWEPKITLETGLVKTIEYFRSKLTK from the coding sequence ATGGCTAGATACTTGATTACCGGCGGCGCCGGCTTCATCGGTTCGCATCTCTGCGAGAGTTTTCTCAACCAGGGTCACGACGTTTTGTGCATGGACAACTACTCCACCGGCGCCAAACCCAACATCGAGCCGTTTTTGAAAAATCCCCGTTTCCGCTTTATCGATCACAACGTCAGCCGCTACATCGAAGTGCCCGAGCCCCTCGACTTTATTTTGCACTTCGCCTCGCCGGCGAGTCCGGTGGATTATTTGGAGCTGCCGATCCCGACCCTCAAGGTCGGCGCCTTGGGCACGCACAACACTCTCGGTCTGGCGAAAACCAAAGACTCGGTGTTTTTGCTGGCTTCCACTTCGGAAGTTTACGGTGATCCGTTGATGCGGCCGCAGACCGAAGATTACTGGGGCAACGTCAACCCCATCGGCCCGCGCGGCGTCTATGACGAGGCCAAACGTTTCGCCGAAGCGATGACCATGGCCTATCATCGTTATCATGGATTGAAAACTCGCATCGTGCGCATCTTCAACACCTACGGGCCGCGCATGCGTTTGCGCGACGGCCGGGTGGTGCCGAACTTCATCATGCAGGCGTTAAAAAACGAGCCACTGACGGTTTACGGCGAGGGACAGCAGACGCGCAGTTTTCAATACGTCGACGATCTGGTCGCCGGGCTCAATAAATTACTGCTCGCGGATTACCATTTGCCGATCAACATCGGCAACCCGGCGGAGATGACGGTGTTGGAGTTCGCCAAGAAGATCATCGAAATGACCGGCTCCAAGAGTACGATCATCTTTAAGCCATTGCCTGAAGATGATCCTCAAGTCCGCCAACCTGACATTTCCAAAGCCAAAGCGCTGCTCGGCTGGGAGCCCAAAATCACGCTGGAAACCGGACTGGTGAAAACCATCGAATACTTTCGCTCAAAATTAACGAAGTAG
- a CDS encoding NAD-dependent epimerase/dehydratase family protein, with the protein MKIVVTGGAGFIASHITDAFIECGHEVHIFDDLSTGQKVNLNPKATLHTVDIADGKVTKLIEQIKPDALSHHAAQMDVRHSVADPTFDARVNILGFINLLEGCKNAGVKKVIFASSGGAVYGEQEVFPAPESHVTQPASPYGVSKRTGELYLSYYHQAYGLPYIALRYANVYGPRQSAKGEAGVVAIFLSLLLSGKTPLINGDGKQTRDYVYVGDVVAANVAALESSYIGQINIGTGVETDVVQIYEHLRLAVGSATQAQHGPAKPGEQRRSCLDNRHAGAVLRWRPQVALADGLKRTADHYRETLTR; encoded by the coding sequence ATGAAAATTGTCGTTACCGGCGGCGCCGGCTTTATCGCTTCGCATATCACCGATGCCTTCATCGAATGCGGCCATGAAGTGCATATCTTCGACGATCTCTCGACTGGGCAGAAGGTCAATCTCAATCCCAAAGCGACGCTGCACACCGTCGACATCGCCGATGGCAAAGTTACGAAATTGATTGAGCAGATCAAACCGGATGCGCTGAGCCATCATGCGGCGCAGATGGACGTGCGCCATTCGGTGGCCGATCCGACTTTTGACGCGCGGGTCAACATCCTCGGCTTTATCAATCTGCTCGAAGGCTGCAAAAACGCCGGCGTGAAAAAAGTCATATTCGCGTCGTCCGGCGGCGCGGTGTACGGCGAGCAGGAAGTTTTTCCGGCGCCGGAAAGCCATGTCACTCAACCGGCGAGTCCCTACGGTGTCAGCAAACGGACCGGCGAGCTTTATCTTTCCTACTATCATCAAGCCTACGGTCTGCCTTACATCGCGCTGCGCTACGCCAACGTCTACGGGCCGCGCCAGTCGGCCAAGGGCGAAGCCGGCGTCGTGGCGATTTTTCTGTCCTTGCTGTTGTCCGGTAAGACGCCGCTGATCAATGGCGACGGCAAGCAGACCCGGGATTATGTTTACGTCGGTGATGTGGTGGCGGCCAACGTCGCGGCGTTGGAATCGTCTTACATCGGCCAGATCAATATCGGCACCGGCGTCGAAACCGATGTCGTGCAGATTTACGAGCATCTGCGCCTCGCGGTGGGGAGCGCGACGCAAGCGCAACACGGTCCGGCGAAGCCGGGCGAGCAGCGTCGTAGTTGTTTGGACAACCGGCATGCCGGCGCGGTGTTGCGTTGGCGGCCGCAGGTGGCTTTAGCCGACGGCCTAAAACGCACGGCGGATCACTATCGCGAGACGCTCACCCGATGA
- a CDS encoding elongation factor 4: MTLDHIRNFSIIAHIDHGKSTLADRLLEFTGAVSQRDKTDQILDSMDLERERGITIKASPVCLRYKAKDGKEYKLNLIDTPGHVDFTYEVSRSLAACEGALLVVDAAQGVEAQTVANVHMALDHNLEILPVINKIDLPSAEPERVRAEIEEVIGIDASYAIPCSAKEGIGTEEILEGILHHFPPPTGDPAAPLRALIIDCWFDPYHGAVVMLRLFDGTIEKGTKIRMMSSGSVFEVLRLGVNAPVPTEVAALRAGEVGFIMAGIKEVAETRIGDTITTDERPASEALEGFKPMKPMVFSGLYPTDSAQYQSLREALEKLRLNDSSFTFEPETSLALGFGFRCGFLGLLHMDIVRERLEREFNLTLITTAATVIYRVVTVTGETVMIDNPVKLPNEGEIERIEEPVIQATLHVPQEYLGAVLTICQEKRGIQKEIKYLGPKRAMLVYELPLNEVVVNFYDRLKSASRGYASMDYELAGYRKADLIKLDVRINGDVVDAMSMIVHRENAYYRGRELVHKMHELIPRQMFEVVIQAAIGSRIVSRETVKPLRKDVIAKCYGGDISRKRKLLERQKEGKKRMKQVGKVEIPQEAFLAALKV, translated from the coding sequence ATGACTTTGGACCACATTCGCAACTTTTCGATCATCGCCCATATCGATCATGGCAAGTCGACCTTGGCCGACCGCCTGCTTGAGTTCACCGGCGCGGTGAGCCAGCGCGATAAGACCGACCAGATTCTCGACAGCATGGATCTCGAACGGGAGCGCGGCATCACCATCAAAGCTAGCCCGGTTTGTTTACGTTACAAAGCCAAGGACGGCAAAGAGTACAAACTAAACTTGATCGACACGCCGGGCCATGTCGATTTCACCTACGAAGTGTCGCGCAGCTTGGCGGCTTGCGAAGGGGCGCTGCTGGTCGTCGATGCTGCCCAGGGTGTCGAAGCGCAGACTGTCGCCAACGTGCATATGGCGTTGGATCACAATTTAGAAATTCTTCCGGTCATCAACAAGATCGATCTGCCGAGCGCCGAACCCGAGCGGGTGCGCGCCGAGATCGAAGAAGTCATCGGCATCGACGCATCCTATGCGATTCCGTGCAGCGCGAAAGAAGGCATCGGTACCGAAGAGATTCTCGAAGGTATCCTCCATCACTTTCCGCCGCCTACCGGCGATCCGGCGGCGCCGCTGCGGGCGCTGATTATCGATTGCTGGTTCGACCCCTATCATGGCGCGGTGGTGATGCTCCGGCTATTCGACGGCACCATTGAAAAGGGCACCAAGATTCGCATGATGTCGAGCGGCAGCGTGTTCGAAGTGCTGCGCCTTGGCGTCAATGCTCCGGTGCCCACTGAAGTTGCGGCGCTGCGCGCCGGCGAGGTCGGCTTTATCATGGCGGGCATCAAAGAAGTCGCCGAGACCCGCATCGGCGACACGATTACCACCGATGAGCGGCCGGCGAGCGAGGCGTTGGAAGGCTTCAAGCCGATGAAGCCAATGGTTTTCAGCGGTCTATATCCGACCGATTCGGCGCAGTACCAGTCGCTGCGAGAAGCCTTGGAAAAACTGCGCCTCAACGATTCGTCCTTCACCTTCGAGCCCGAGACATCCTTGGCGCTGGGCTTCGGTTTTCGCTGCGGCTTTTTGGGTTTGCTGCATATGGACATCGTGCGCGAGCGCTTGGAGCGGGAATTCAATTTAACTCTCATCACGACCGCGGCGACGGTTATTTACCGCGTGGTGACGGTTACCGGCGAGACCGTGATGATCGACAATCCGGTGAAGCTCCCCAACGAAGGCGAGATCGAACGGATCGAAGAACCGGTGATTCAAGCGACCTTGCACGTGCCTCAAGAATATCTCGGCGCGGTATTGACGATTTGTCAGGAAAAACGCGGCATCCAAAAAGAAATCAAATACCTCGGCCCCAAGCGGGCGATGCTAGTCTATGAGCTGCCGCTAAACGAAGTGGTAGTCAACTTTTACGATCGGCTCAAATCCGCCAGCCGCGGCTACGCGTCGATGGATTATGAGTTGGCGGGCTATCGGAAAGCGGATCTGATCAAGCTCGACGTGCGCATCAACGGCGATGTCGTCGATGCCATGTCGATGATCGTGCACCGTGAAAACGCCTATTACCGGGGCCGCGAGCTGGTGCATAAGATGCACGAGCTGATCCCGCGCCAGATGTTCGAAGTGGTGATCCAAGCCGCCATCGGCAGCCGCATCGTTTCCCGGGAGACGGTCAAGCCGCTGCGCAAAGACGTTATTGCCAAATGCTATGGCGGCGACATCAGCCGCAAGCGCAAGTTGTTGGAGCGCCAGAAGGAAGGCAAGAAGCGCATGAAGCAAGTGGGCAAAGTGGAAATTCCCCAGGAAGCGTTCTTAGCGGCGCTTAAAGTTTAG
- the lepB gene encoding signal peptidase I: MDSVTTVKTKSTFREYAEAIMMALILALFIRTFIVQAFKIPSGSMIPTLQIGDHILVNKLSYGVRIPFLEKYLLDYSKPARGDVVVFIFPEDDSKDFIKRVVGVAGDSVEVRAKKVFINGKPVDDSHAHFAGYDPAAGGAGSGDDYGPKTVPDHHIFVMGDNRDRSYDSRFWGYVDLNAVRGKAFFIYWSWDGTDRWVRWERLGNLIR; this comes from the coding sequence ATGGACAGTGTGACAACGGTTAAGACGAAGTCGACTTTCCGCGAATACGCGGAAGCGATCATGATGGCGCTAATTTTAGCGCTGTTCATCCGAACGTTCATCGTTCAGGCTTTTAAGATTCCCTCCGGTTCGATGATCCCGACGTTGCAGATCGGCGATCATATACTGGTCAACAAACTCTCTTACGGTGTGCGCATTCCGTTTCTCGAAAAATATTTGCTCGACTACTCCAAGCCGGCCCGGGGCGACGTGGTGGTGTTTATTTTCCCCGAAGACGATTCCAAGGATTTTATCAAACGGGTGGTCGGCGTCGCCGGCGACAGCGTCGAAGTGCGCGCCAAAAAGGTCTTCATCAATGGCAAACCCGTGGATGATTCCCACGCCCATTTCGCGGGCTACGATCCCGCCGCCGGCGGCGCCGGCAGCGGCGACGACTACGGTCCCAAGACAGTGCCGGATCACCATATCTTCGTCATGGGCGATAACCGCGACCGCAGCTACGACAGCCGCTTTTGGGGTTACGTCGATTTGAACGCGGTGCGCGGCAAGGCGTTTTTCATTTATTGGTCTTGGGACGGCACGGACCGCTGGGTGCGTTGGGAGCGGCTTGGCAATCTGATTCGCTAG
- a CDS encoding ABC transporter permease, which produces MGDAHFNRLNPILALCAVYLALVFIIAVLAPWISPYAAGGLEEQRLLENPSSAHWMGTDGLGRDLLTRVFYGARVSITVGLGTSLLALVIGTAYGLVAGFKGGVWDQFMMRIVDIFYGLPDMLIFILLSLVFGRNIGGLLFALALVSWVRFARIARGQVLQVREFLFVESATALGASRARLLLCHILPNIVGPIIVTLTFSIPAAILAESTLSFIGIGINDPYSNWGTSWGTLAQDGYRAMRSHPHVIAFPAAAIFLTILAFNTLGNGLRDLLDPKQK; this is translated from the coding sequence ATGGGCGACGCACACTTCAATCGACTCAATCCGATCCTGGCGCTGTGCGCTGTCTATCTCGCGCTAGTTTTTATCATCGCCGTGCTGGCGCCGTGGATTTCGCCCTACGCCGCCGGCGGCCTGGAAGAGCAGCGGCTCTTGGAGAATCCCAGCTCGGCTCATTGGATGGGCACTGACGGCCTCGGTCGCGATTTATTGACGCGGGTGTTCTACGGCGCAAGAGTGTCGATCACCGTCGGCCTCGGCACCTCACTGCTGGCATTGGTGATCGGCACAGCCTACGGTTTGGTCGCCGGCTTCAAAGGCGGCGTTTGGGATCAATTCATGATGCGCATCGTCGATATTTTTTACGGCCTACCCGACATGTTAATTTTTATCCTGCTCTCCCTCGTCTTCGGCCGGAACATCGGTGGACTGCTATTCGCCCTCGCCTTGGTTTCCTGGGTGCGCTTCGCGCGCATCGCCCGTGGGCAAGTGCTGCAGGTGAGAGAGTTTCTCTTCGTCGAAAGCGCCACCGCCCTCGGTGCATCGCGGGCGCGACTGCTCTTGTGTCACATTCTGCCCAACATCGTCGGACCGATCATCGTCACGTTGACTTTCAGCATTCCCGCCGCAATCCTCGCCGAATCGACGCTTAGCTTCATCGGCATCGGCATCAACGATCCGTACAGCAATTGGGGCACCAGCTGGGGCACGCTCGCGCAAGACGGTTATCGCGCTATGCGCAGCCACCCGCATGTCATCGCCTTTCCCGCCGCGGCAATCTTTTTAACGATTCTCGCCTTCAACACATTGGGAAATGGCTTGCGCGATTTGCTCGACCCAAAACAAAAATAA
- a CDS encoding ABC transporter permease yields the protein MITLLLKRLFHGILVIWVVATLTFALLRVAPGGPFDSERKLPPEVIANLEAKYHLDEPVWQQYLRYLSGIAQGDFGPSYKYLDRGVSAIIADTLPTSAVLGGLAILFALLIALPAGLLAAYFRNSAIDRLCMFVATLGISLPNFLLGAFLIWLVALKLGWLQVGRWDDGLSAILPMITLGAAPAAYLAALLRSTLIETLGEDFVRTARAKGLKESVVLGKHALCHSLIPVLTVMGPLAAALLTGSFVVEYVFAIPGMGRFFITAVTDRDYPLIMGVTLVYTALLVCTNLLVDLLYGYVDPRIRVQ from the coding sequence ATGATTACGCTTCTGCTAAAACGTTTGTTTCACGGCATACTGGTTATTTGGGTCGTCGCCACACTGACGTTCGCCCTGTTGCGAGTCGCCCCAGGCGGCCCCTTCGATAGCGAACGCAAGTTGCCACCCGAAGTGATCGCCAATCTCGAGGCCAAATATCATCTCGACGAACCGGTGTGGCAGCAGTATTTGCGCTATCTATCGGGCATCGCCCAGGGCGATTTCGGCCCGTCGTATAAATATCTCGACCGCGGCGTCAGCGCGATCATCGCCGACACGTTACCGACCTCCGCCGTGCTTGGCGGTCTGGCGATTCTCTTCGCGCTGCTGATCGCCTTGCCCGCCGGCTTGCTCGCCGCTTACTTTCGCAACTCGGCCATCGATCGGCTGTGCATGTTTGTCGCCACGCTGGGTATCTCCTTGCCCAATTTTCTTTTGGGCGCGTTCTTGATCTGGCTCGTCGCGCTCAAATTGGGCTGGCTCCAAGTCGGCCGCTGGGACGACGGCTTGAGTGCGATATTGCCGATGATCACATTAGGCGCCGCGCCGGCCGCTTATCTCGCCGCATTGCTGCGCTCGACTTTGATCGAAACCCTCGGCGAAGATTTCGTTCGCACCGCCCGCGCTAAAGGGCTGAAAGAATCGGTCGTGCTAGGCAAACATGCGCTCTGCCACTCGCTGATTCCCGTTCTCACCGTCATGGGACCGCTTGCCGCCGCGCTGCTCACCGGCTCGTTCGTTGTCGAGTATGTTTTCGCCATTCCCGGCATGGGGCGATTTTTCATCACCGCCGTCACCGATCGCGACTATCCACTGATCATGGGTGTCACGTTGGTCTACACGGCGCTGCTCGTCTGTACCAATCTGCTGGTCGACTTGCTCTACGGCTACGTCGATCCGCGCATTCGGGTGCAATAA
- the accC gene encoding acetyl-CoA carboxylase biotin carboxylase subunit, translating into MSVSRVLVANRGEIAVRVIRACQSLGIETVAAVSDADRESMAAKMADRAVCIGPARSTDSYLKVENVIAAAHGTGCDALHPGYGFLSERASLAQACVDNKITFVGPSAENITMMGDKLEARKIARGAGVPLVPGSDHARNPHEARQLSKEIGFPLLLKASAGGGGRGIKLVWNENEIEDSFRTAAAEARSAFGNDTLYMERYVGNARHIEVQILGDQHGNVIHLGERDCSLQRRHQKIVEEAPAYAVPLEVRQQMCHAAAKLARSIGYQSAGTIEFIYDNDTHAYYFLEMNTRIQVEHPVTEMITGIDLVAQQLLIARGEPLPFKQSDIKFTGHAIECRITAESPQHGFRPCPGLISNWQGPVGPGIRLDTHCYSGYFVPPYYDSLLAKLIVHANSRIESADQTNRALENFHVSGIDTLIPFLKVVIADADYRSGAVNTRWLEKKLEEYDASITG; encoded by the coding sequence ATGAGCGTTAGCCGAGTATTGGTCGCCAACCGCGGCGAGATTGCCGTGCGCGTGATTCGCGCTTGTCAAAGTTTGGGCATCGAAACCGTCGCCGCGGTTTCCGACGCCGACCGCGAAAGCATGGCCGCCAAGATGGCCGATCGCGCCGTCTGCATCGGCCCGGCGCGCTCCACCGACAGTTATCTAAAAGTCGAGAACGTCATCGCTGCGGCCCACGGCACCGGCTGCGACGCGCTGCACCCTGGCTATGGATTTCTTTCCGAGCGGGCATCGTTGGCTCAGGCTTGCGTCGACAACAAAATCACTTTCGTCGGACCGAGCGCGGAAAACATCACTATGATGGGCGATAAACTCGAAGCGCGCAAAATCGCCCGTGGCGCCGGCGTGCCGTTGGTGCCGGGCTCGGACCACGCGCGCAATCCGCACGAAGCCAGACAGCTGTCCAAAGAAATCGGCTTCCCACTGCTACTCAAAGCTTCGGCGGGCGGCGGCGGGCGCGGCATCAAACTGGTCTGGAATGAAAACGAGATCGAAGATAGTTTTCGCACGGCGGCGGCGGAAGCGCGCTCCGCCTTCGGCAACGATACGCTCTACATGGAACGTTACGTCGGCAACGCGCGCCACATCGAAGTACAGATCCTCGGCGATCAGCACGGCAACGTGATTCACTTGGGCGAGCGCGACTGTTCCTTGCAGCGGCGCCATCAAAAGATCGTCGAAGAAGCGCCAGCCTACGCCGTGCCGCTCGAAGTGCGCCAGCAAATGTGCCACGCGGCGGCGAAGCTGGCGCGCAGCATCGGTTATCAAAGCGCCGGCACGATTGAGTTTATCTACGACAACGACACCCATGCTTACTATTTTTTGGAGATGAACACGCGCATCCAGGTCGAGCATCCGGTCACCGAAATGATCACCGGCATCGATCTAGTCGCGCAACAGTTGCTAATCGCACGCGGCGAGCCGCTTCCCTTCAAACAGTCCGATATCAAATTTACCGGCCACGCCATCGAATGCCGCATCACCGCCGAGTCGCCGCAACATGGCTTTCGCCCCTGCCCCGGCTTAATTTCAAATTGGCAAGGACCTGTCGGTCCGGGCATCCGCCTCGACACGCACTGTTACTCCGGCTACTTCGTGCCGCCCTATTACGATTCGCTGTTAGCCAAACTAATCGTCCACGCCAACAGCCGCATCGAGTCGGCGGACCAAACCAACCGAGCGCTGGAAAACTTCCACGTCAGCGGCATCGATACGCTGATTCCGTTTCTAAAGGTCGTCATCGCCGACGCCGATTACCGCAGCGGCGCCGTCAACACCCGTTGGCTGGAAAAGAAACTGGAAGAGTACGATGCGTCGATAACTGGATAA
- a CDS encoding acetyl-CoA carboxylase, biotin carboxyl carrier protein: MELSEDDVLHILKLIDESKFDYFQLEVGELKITVSKGDPIPLAGSAQPMVVGTAPAVASKPVAASAAPAAAKAVIPAGHLAVTAPILGTFYVAPEPGAPPFVAVGQQVTQDTTCGLIEVMKVFNSVRAGVKGTVVEVVAPNGGFVEFGQVLIIVKP, encoded by the coding sequence ATGGAACTCAGCGAAGATGATGTTTTGCATATTTTAAAATTGATCGACGAGTCGAAGTTCGACTACTTTCAGCTCGAAGTCGGCGAATTGAAAATCACCGTCAGCAAAGGCGATCCGATCCCGTTGGCGGGAAGCGCACAGCCGATGGTGGTGGGTACGGCGCCGGCGGTCGCATCGAAGCCGGTTGCCGCGAGCGCCGCACCTGCAGCGGCGAAAGCGGTGATTCCAGCTGGCCATCTTGCGGTCACGGCTCCGATCCTGGGAACTTTCTACGTCGCGCCCGAGCCCGGCGCGCCGCCATTCGTCGCGGTCGGCCAGCAAGTCACCCAAGACACCACCTGCGGTCTGATCGAAGTCATGAAAGTTTTCAACAGCGTGCGCGCCGGCGTCAAAGGCACCGTCGTCGAAGTCGTCGCACCCAACGGCGGTTTCGTCGAGTTCGGTCAGGTTTTGATCATCGTCAAACCGTAA